In Fulvitalea axinellae, the DNA window TGCTGAATAACGGTTGGGCAAAGGAACCAATTCCCGCGTTACCATGATCCGGAGAGGTTTTCCGAATGAATTCAAAGAGTTTTTGATTCCGTTTAGGCAAAAAAACGGATCAAACCCTTTGCGGTTACGGGCATATACAAATAACCTTTTTCCCGATTCGATAAGCGTATTTTTCCGGATGTAGATGTCTGTAGAATCACTGGCAATGTTCCCTTCCAAAGCCTGGTAGGCTGTAGAAGCGAGTAGGCTTTTGTTTTGGGTTTTAAAGAATAATAGACTGAAAATAGCCTTTGGGTGCCTATTTATAAGCTTTCCGACCCGAACCATCATCTTGTCGGTAGCCTTATCGTCTAGGCTGTCCAAGACCACCAATGCGAACACATCGGCTGTGCGTACGATGGTATCGAAGTCCTTCCAAGTCTCTTCATCCTCTATCTTTTCGGCGGGCAAAGGACAAGTGAAATGGATCAGGTAGTCGTAAGCCAAGTTTTTGTCTTGAGCCACGACTGTTGTGGCGAACCTCAGCCCTATAAGAACCAGTAAAAATAAAATTCGGTATTTCATATTATGCGTCTCCGGTAACATAAAAATAACGCTTTCGGAAGACTTACGGAAGTGTTAGGCATGAGTCTTTGCCCTTCTGGCTTCCATAAATCATCAACAACTTGATCAGGTGATATTTTACGAATAGGATCTCTCGACAAATTATATTTCTGAGCGAATATTATCTATGATCGTATTCGCCAAGCTTTGGATTCTTTTTGATTCAGATTGGCTAAGAATAGCCAAATATAAAAATTGAAAACTATCTGAAGCTGGAGTGATAGAGTTTGGGTTCCGTTTTTATGAGCCAAAAGCAGGAACTCGGAACCCAAATATATCAGATAGATTCTACGTTATTTATCTTGTTTAGGATTTAACTCATCGTAAATAGTATGCAATAGTTGATAATCGTCGCTGTCTATAGTTAAGTGCCAGAAAAAGATTGCGCCCAAGCCATTATCCTTGACATATTTGGCTTTGGCTCTTACGGACCGAGGATTGTCATAGCTCAGGAATACGCTGTCACTTGCTCTGTAAGCGTATGGAGCTTGGGCGTGTTCGTCCCAGAAGTGTTGGAATCCGTTGGCTTCGGTATAATTTTGTTTGATATCCGAATACCTAGCCCAGCCTTTGTATACGCCAGAGTTGGGTTGGTGCAAGCCATTATTTTCCGGTAAAGCGCCTTTCCATGCCCGGCCGTAAAAGGCCGCGCCTACGGCCAATTTACTTTTTGGAGCCCCGTTTTTCTCACAAAATTCCATAGTATTTTCCGCCGAAGGCACCCCCTCGTTTCTCCTTCTGGCATAGCGTTCTCTGATATTTTTATTTTTGATGTCGCTAAGCGGAACGGCTCCAAGATTGGTGTGGTGGGCCGTATGCGGTGATGAGTTGATGACGAAGTCGTAAGTCATTACATTCATATAATCTACGTATTTCATCACTTTCTCAAGCTCTATATAATTATAATATCCGGCCCATCCACCAGAGGCAAAACTTAGCTGTGCCCCGTCTTTGTATTTGTCCAAACTTTCCCGGAGGTCACGCATTAACAAAGTAAAGTTTTGCTTATCCTCTGGGCGCGCATCATTTCCTGCGCCTGCGGATGTCGGGTATTCCCAATCGATGTCTATACCGTCCAGTTTGTATTTCTTTAAAAAGGAAATAACGCTTTCAACATACTTCTTTCTTTTGGCTGGATCAGCCGCCATATCCGAAAACCCTGCCGAACCGCCCCATCCGCCGCAGGCCACCATGATGTTCAGCTCGGGAAATTCCTGTTTGCGTGAAGCCAATGCGATAAGGTCATCCTCCGTTTTTGGGTTTTGCAAAGCTATTTTTCCGTCTTTTATTACGGTAAATGAGAAAATAATATGACTGAGTTTATCCAAAGGCAAAGATTCCGGAGGAGTCCCCGGATAGTAATAAGCGATTATAGCTGGACCTTTTTCACTTTTTGGGGCTGTGTCACAAGCCAAGAAGGGTACTGTAAGTAAGATGAAAAATATAAGTTTTCGGAGGTTCATATTGCGTGGATTTATTGGGTTGGCCCATGTTTAGGCTTTTGAAAAAAGTATATACCTAACCCGTAAGGAGATAATCACAAACCTAATTTAAGGAATGGCTTATTACAAATTTGAACCATATTTTTCCTTTTTTAACGATTCTGTTCTTACATAAAGACATAGCGTATAGGGCTTGCGTTATATTATTTTTTGATATATTATTTTAAATATAAAAGTGCGTTACTGTATTGTCATTGTTTTACTTGGTCATTTAGAGATTCAGTGACCTTAAGAATTAAAGAATACCGATCAATAAGCAGTCGTCGAACGGTCTGTTTACGCTTTACTCTATACATTGTACTAAACGAAAAACATGGATATCGAAGGTGAAGACTTTGCCAAATTAGCGGTTCAGTTACGTTGTCCCGATGAGAATGGAGGACTGAACGTAGCGGACATGATGAGCGAAACGAATTCGGGAATGATTCTAAACACTATTCGCGTAATGGGACTGGCCAACGGCGAATCCGTATTGGAATTGGGACACGGGGGCGCTTCCCATTTGGAAAAACTGATGGAAAGAGCGTCTGGCCTAAAATACATGGGACTAGATATTTCCGATCTGATGGACAAGGTAGCCCGAAAATACAATCATTTGTTTTGCGAAAATGGTATAGCGGACTTTGCGCTGTACAACGGAAATCAGATTCCTTTTGGGAATAACGCTTTCGATAAAATTTTCACAGTAAATACTCTTTACTTTTGGGAGACTCCGGCGGAGTTAATGGCCGAACTGCATAGAGTATTGCGCCCTGGAGGTGAGTGCCTTGTGACATTCGTGGACAAGGGCTTTATGGAAAAACTTCCTTTCGCTGAAAACGGTTTTACGCTTTATGATATCGCTCGCTTCCGGGATTTGGCGGATATGACCGAGTTTTCGCTTTCTGAAGTACGGACATTTACCGAAGAGATTATCGTAAGTTCCGGCGATTCTGTAGAACGGAGATATTCCGTAGCTAGACTATTGAAAGAATAACTCAGACCAATACTGATATCCAAATACGATAATAGATCGTTTGCTTTTCGTCTCATTTATGTTTTTCCGCACATAATTCCATCCTTAATTTTTACTGCCGTCTAGTTTTGGACTATCAATATTTTTGACTTTTAAAGAGAAGCTGTTTATGATATCCAAAAGGAAAATGGCCTTGGCACTGGGAGTGGCCTTGGAGTTTTTTGGTATTCGGAATATGCCAGCCTACGGCCAAAGCGAGAAGCAAGATCGGCCGAATATAGTATTATTGATGGCGGACGATATGGGCTACGAATGCCTTTCCGCACACGGTGCGCTTGATTACAAGACGCCGAATATAGACCGCATGATGGAAGACGGAATAGAATTTAGCCACAGCTATTCCCAGCCTCTTTGTACCCCTTCGCGAGTGAAAATCATGACCGGCCGTTACAATTACCGTAATTATAAGGATTTCGGGTATTTGGATGTTAACGAAAAGACTTTCGGGAACGTAATGAAAGAGGCCGGTTATTCCACCTGTATAGCTGGAAAATGGCAACTCAACGGCTTGAAAACTGGCAGGGAAAATACGCTAGATGACAAGCGTCCCCAACATTTCGGTTTTGACGAATATTGCTTGTGGCAATTGACAAAAACCAAGAGACAAGGAGAGCGCTACGCAAGCCCTCTGATCGAGGAAAACGGAAAGGTTTTGCCCGATACGGACGGACGTTACGGCCCGGATATTTTCTCGGATTATGTGGTCGATTTTATCCGAAGAAAGAAAGACAAGCCGTTTTTCGTGTATTATCCTATGGTTTTGGTACATGACCCTTTCGTGCCGACCCCGGACTCGAAGGATTGGGCCGATAAGAACAAACGCTTTAAGGACCGGCCGGAATATTTTGCCGATATGATGGCCTATACGGATAAGATCGTAGGTAAGATCAGGACGGCTTTGGAACGTGAAGGAGTGGCTGATAATACCATTTTTATATTTACGGCTGATAATGGAACGAGTATCCGCATTAATTCAAGGACCAAAAACGGAAATATTCAGGGAGGTAAAGGGCAAACATTGACAAAGGGCCATCACGTGCCGATGGTTGCCGTTTGGCCAAAATACAAAGCCAAAGGAAAGCGATATGAAGGTCTGATAGAGTTCAGTGACTTTTTGCCGACCATAGCCGAAGCCGGAGGCGCCGATATTCCGGAAAATATTGACGGAAAGAGTTTTCTGCCAATATTAAAAGGCAGACGCCACAAAGACAGGGAGACAATCTTTGTCCATTATGATCCGATGAAACGGTTGAAAGCGCCACGCAAAACAGGCCGATTCTGCCGAGATTTGGAATACAAGCTCTATCATGACGGGCGTTTTTATTTCCTTCCGGAAGATCTCCAGGAGCTAAGCCCGCTTGAGGATAAAGATTTGGATAAAAAAGCTAGAAAAGCAAAAGCCAAATTGGCCAAAGAGCTAAATAAAGCCCCGGCTTGGAGCCCAAGAAAGATATAGAATATTTAACTGGACCGTCGTTATTCAATAGGGCATGCTTCCGGTTTCCTTCATTGAAATCGGAAGCATGCCCTAGTGATGTTGCAGGATTGGAAAAAGTCCGGTTAGCCCCTTCGCTAACATTCCGAAAGCCAAGGCGGTAAGGATAATTCCCATAAGGCGTATCACGACGTTTATGCCGATTATCCCCAATCTACCGGAAAGGTAATTCGAAAAGTGCAGGAAAAGCCAGATAAGGATAGTGGTTCCCGCACAAACCAAACTAAGAACCAACCGCTCCTGCGGGCTGGGAAATTTTGGAAGCCAAACCAATATGGTCGCGATTGTTCCCGGGCCGGCGATCAAGGGTATTGCGACGGGGACTATGGCTATAGAGTCTTTCTGTTCGGCTTCTTCTTCGTCGGACTTACTATGTGAGATCGAACTGGTTTTGCTTTGTAGCATCGAGAGCCCCATCATCCCGACAATCAGCCCGCCAGCGGCTTCGAATGAGGGAAGAGTTATGCCGAAGAACTCCAGAATATAATCTCCGCTCCAAATAACGGCCAACATAATAATCAGTATTGCGATACCGGCCTTGAAGGCTATGGAACGGACATCAGCTTCGTTTTTATAGGCTGTCATTCCCGAAAATATCGCCATGTTTCCCACGGGATTTGTGATGCTCAGTAGAGCCACGCCAAATGTAATCAGGTCTTCCATTAGGGTGGGCCAAATCAAAAAACGGCCCAAGCCTCAGTCAGAATAAAGAGAAATATGCCTTTTTCTTTTCGGAGAAAATCGGAAGCTATTTCTTCCCGAAAAACTCAACGACCATTCGCAGAGCCGGTTTGTTCAGATTCTCGCATTTATAAGCGATGCCTATATTACGTGACATTCCCGGCCCGTTTACTCGCCGGAGAACAATTCCTTCCTTGTCACGGGCAAAATACTCGGGCAGAAAAGAAATCCCGACGCCGGACAGCACCAAGGCCAACACTTCGGATTTCATTTTGGCCCTGGCCACGATATCAAAACCCTTGCCCGAAGCCGAAAGAACCGCCATAGTCTGTTGATGAGCCTCGCAAGGCGGACATTCTATGAAAGAATAGCCGTCCAAGTCGCGAATATCCACTTCGGGTTTTGTGGCTAATGGATGATTATCGGGAACGCAGAGTACATAATCTTCTTCCCAAACGGAGATAAAGATTTCGTCCTCATGTTTATACTCGCGAATCAGTAGGCGCATATCGGATTTGTCTTCCATCCCCACGAGGTTGAGATCTACGTCCGGTATGGCTTCGTATATTTTTTTGTAAAAGTCAGCTTTTTCTCTGTCCGGCATGTCGGGCATAATACCAATCGTGAGCGGAAGCCGTTCCCGTTTTCCCTGAAAAAGGTTTCCGATTTTGTCAAGGTCGGCCAAAAGGCCCAAAGCCTTTGGGTAAAGCATATCCGCCTCCGGCGTAGGATCGGTACCGCGTTTGTGGCGAAGAAAAAGGGTTTTGCCCACTATATCTTCCAATTGTTTGATGCCGTTGGTGATGGAAGGTTGGGAGACGAAGCACCTTTGCGCGGCGCGCGAAATATTTTTTTCTTCGTATACGGTCACGAAAAACCTTAAGAGTCTAGGATCCATTATCTATAAGTCTGGCTGATGATAAGCATCAATTTTTAATATTTTACTGGCGCTGCCTATACGCTTACCTTTGTGTTGTCGCTGTTCCGGAATAAGGACCAAAACAAATTACCTTGATTGGAAGACAAAAGGTAAATTTCCGGGTTCAGTATTAGGCTTGAAGATACTCAATTAACATTATTATGGCTAATAACGAAAAACCATTGGTAATTATCACCGGAGCTAGCTCTGGTATTGGAATGGCAACCGCCAAGTTGTTTTCGGACAACGGATACCCCCTTCTTTTGTTGGCCAGAAGAAAGGGACATATGGAGGAACTCAACCTTCCCAATACGATTTGCGCTGAAGTGGACGTAACCGATGCCGATAGCTTGGTGAAAGCCATCGCTAAAGCGGAGGAGCAATATGGCCCGGCTGACCTGTTGGTAAACAACGCCGGCGTAATGCTTTTGGGAGAGGTTCACAAACAAGATCCGGCCGAATGGCAAAAGATGTTTGACGTGAACGTAATGGGCTTGCTCAACGGAGTGAAGGCCGTTATCGGCGGAATGGTACAGCGCAACACCGGTACTATCGTAAACATCAGCTCTATTGCTGGAAAGAAAAGTTTCCCGAACCATGCGGCTTATTGCGGAACCAAGTTCGCTGTGCATGGTATGACTGAGTGCATCCGTGAAGAAGTGGCGGACAAAAACGTACGTCTTACCACTGTGGCTCCTGGCGCTGTAGAGACTGAGCTTCTTGGCCATACCACAGATAAAGGAATCGTGGAAGGATACGAGGATTGGAAAAAGCAGATTGGCGGAGCCATGCATACCGACGACGTAGCCAGAGCGATCTGGTTCGCTTATAGTCAGCCACAAAACGTTTGCATCCGCGAGATTGCGATGGCCGCCACCGGGCAAAGCGCATAATCTTAACGGTACAGAGAATATTATCTCGGTTTGAAGATTTGGCTAAGTTGTTAGCGACTAGTTTTGCTTACGGCCCTTAGTAGTCCCAACGTTTTGATGTTCTTTTCCAAATACTGAAATAAGTTGAGGAATCCCCTTCCTGACGTAAAATCGTCGGAAGGGGATTTTGTATATGGTGCAGGGTATTGTTTTGTTTTCTTGCAAATACACAAGAGCAAAATTGCCGATATAAACCACTAGGTATTAAAAAGGGCTAAGTTTTGGTTAACGAAAGAGGTTAGTTATAGTCTAGCTAAGGGTATTTTCTGTTTTTGTGTTAAAAAGTGTTCGAGAGGATATTTTTATGACTAAATTTATTGTTTCAATGTCTTTACGACGTAGATTCTTAATGAATTTGATATGAGAATTTTACTGATAATACTCCTTTTGGAAATCCCGCTCGTTTTTGGTTCCGCTTCGGAAAGCAGGGCAAACGATAAGGTTTCTTATTCAGCGCACCTTCCGGCAAGTGCTCAGGAAAGAGATAGAATCCAGACTTATCGTAACGGGGAAATTGAGATACGCGGCAAGAGCGTGGTGTTTATTTACAAAGACAGAATCATCGATGAAGAGGATATTCCAGTACAGCAAAGCGACTATTATCCTGTTCGTTTCTATCTTTTGGATATGGGAGAAATTAACGGGATAGATTATGTTTTTCTCGTGGAAGACAGCCATGAGGTAAGGGATTCGTTTCCGGAAGAGAATGACGCAACCCTAATCAAACTGGTAAAAGAGTACAGGGCGAAAAGTATATAATTTTTAAAATGCGGAAAACGCATTTCGGGAAGATTAGGTCGTGTCCAAAGATAATGTAATGGGAGAGGACAAATGCGAAAGGAATCCAATTCATGAAAAAAGGGGCGAAGTGCCTTATATATATAGGAAGAGGTTCTTCTCATTATTGAAAAGTATTGCTGCGGGTATATTTGTCAACTTCCTGTTTGTATCGGTTAAAATCACCTCGTTATATGAAGTAGGATTATTCGAGACCTATAACTTGGATAGCTGGTGGCTTACGCGATATCTATTTGTATCCGGTGCTTCTATTGGCTTTATTCTTGGAATTTTTATTTGGGCGTCACACTTTTTGGTCCGTAAAAACCGGCGTTTAAATAATTTGAGCTATTCGGCCAAAATTCTCATTAATTTGGCGGGCGTTTTGGTTCTTCTGATCCTAATCCGGTTATTAGAGTTTCATTTTTTCTTTTCGTTTATGCAAGAGTTCGAAGGCCAAGCCTTCTCTTCTGACGAATTGGTCATGATGTTCCGCAGTCATAATTCCCTATGGGCTTATAGCGTCTATATCATTTATATTCTCGTATTGTCTACCCTTATTGGAATGACCTATCAGCTTAAAGATCTTTTGGGTCCCGAGATGTTTAGGCAAATTACGATGGGAGAATACAGCACGCCGAAAGAGGAAAAACGGATTTTTATGTTTCTCGATCTGAAAGGATCAACAGCGCATGCCGAACGCTTGGGGCATGTACGCTACAGTAATTTGATTAGGGACTGCTTTAATCAAATGACTGATTGTATTGTCGCCCATAAAGCCGAAGTTTATCAGTATGTCGGTGACGAGATAGTATTGACTTGGCCCTTTGCGAACGGTATTCAGAATTCAAATTGCATAGAAATATTTTCTTCCATTAAAAAGGTCTTTGCCACTAATAAAGAATATTACCAAAACCGTTACGGTTGTGTACCTGAATTTAAGGGAGGGGTAAGCGGAGGCTTGGTAACAGGGGTTGAAGTTGGTTTGGTAAAAAGGGAACTTGCGTTCCATGGGGATGTGTTGAATATCGGATCGCGGCTTGAGGCTCTTTGCAAAGAGCTGGATAAGGAACTGTTGGTTTCTACTGACCTTGTGTGTTTTCTCGGAAAGGACGGTTTTTGTTCTATGGGAACATTTGAATTAAAAGGTAAGTCAGTTAGACAAGAAGTCTTCGCTCTGGCATAGATTCGTATCTTCCATAAGGTGTTGTTGTTGTTGATATTTCAATAAATAATTGTTTTTAATTTATTGATTGTAATATCCTTTATTTTTAATTATAAGTATTAGTGTTTCATTTTTGTCTTAATTAATTATTTAATTGATATTACATATTGCAAAGACAATCTCATTGTAGAATGTTTTTAATACTTACTTGCTTATATTCTTTAATTTCACAGCGCTTTGGTGCAAGTATGCGTCTAGAGAAAGTGTTTTCTTGATCTTTTTGCGAATGACCGGATTTTCGGTGATTGTATTAAGTCTGTTAAATATTTGGAAAACAGATATGAAGAAGATTTTTCCGATTTTATTATTCCTGTTAATTCCGATGTTCTCTTTTTCACAAAAAGGGGCATTATTGGATGTGTCTTTTAAGGATGCTCCGATCGAGGATTTTTTCAAGGAATTGGAATCTAAAACCCGTTACAAATTTTTCTATTTGCCGGAATGGGTTCAGGGTAAAAAAGTTACCTACAGCAAAAGGAACGTTAGCGTAAAAACTGTGTTATCGGACGTGTTAATGCCGATGAGACTTTCTTTTCGTTTTTATAAGGATTATGCCGTGATCGTTGCGCCAGGTCAGGTTATAGGTTATATCCCGAAGCTGGAAGACTTTGTGGTTGAGGTGGATACTCTGAGCCAGAAAGGCATTGCGCTTGACAAAAGGGCACAAAGAAGAAAGCGCCGAGACTTAGTGACCATAGGAAAAGTTCCGAAGGATGGGCCAATCAAAAGAAAGGTTAAAGTTTCAGGTTCCGTTTTCGACGATGGAACCCGGGAGTCTTTACCGGGAGCGACAATACAAGTGCAAGGACTAAAAGTAGCCACGGTTACTGATATAAACGGAACGTTTTCGTTTGATCTTATGCCAGGCAGGTACAGGTTTATCCTGAATATGATGGGATATAGCGAGTCGGAACTAACCGTTATCGTTAACAACCAAGGAGAAGCCTCTTTTCCGATGAGACAGGAGACGATGAGCTTGGATGAAGTTGTGGTAACCGGAGACCGACCCGAGGAAAATTTAAAGAGCGCAAAAGTTGGTGTAGCGAAAATAAGTTCGAAGACGATTAAAGAATTACCCGTTTTTATGGGTGAGGCTGATATCGTTAATGTTGTAATGTCCTTGCCAGGCGTCACCTCGGTAGGTGAGGGTGCGTCGGGAATTAATGTTAGGGGCGGAGAGTCAGACCAAAACCTGATGATGCAGGATAATGCGTTTATACTGAACCCGTCGCATGTTTTTGGCTTTTTCTCGGTATTTAACCCGGATTTGATTTCGGACGTAACTTTATTCAAAGGAATGATTCCGGCACGATATGGCGGCCGTGCCTCATCGGTATTAGATGTAAAGCTATCTGATGGCGAAAAGGCGAAAATGGAAGGAGTAGGCGGGTTGGGATTGACTACCGCCAGATTAGCTTTGAAAGGTCCTTTGGTTAAAGATAAACTGTATGTGGTAACGGGTGTAAGGGCTTCGTATTCAGATTATTTGTTGCGATGGTCAAAAGAGCCTTCGGTGAATGACAGTAAAGCTGGGTTTTATGATTTTAACTTAAAGCTGAATTACGTTATTTCCGATAAAAGTCGTTTGCAATTCGCAGGATATAGAAGTATGGATTATTTTAATCTGGGCGGTACTGCGGATTATGAATGGACAACAGACAGCTGGGGACTAACTTGGAAAAAGATTTTCAATCCTGACCATTCTCTGAATTTGTCATACAGTTATAACCGTTATCGTAGTGGAATTATAGATTATGAGGATATTAAAAGCTATAACTACGAAACGGGGATTGATTTCATGAAATTCAAATCAGCGTTTTTTCTCAATAAAGGAAAACACGAAATAGATTATGGAATAGAGGGAGTCTTATACGATTTTCAGCCATCGACAATTGAATCTGCCGGAGAGACAGATTTAGTGGCTGCCCGTGAAACATTTAGGCGAAGGTCTGCCGAATTCGGAGCTTATGTCCATGATGAGTTTTCATTGACAGACCAATTAAGCATCTCTGCGGGCGTACGTTATACCTCATATATGTTTCTTGGTGGACCTCCTGAGATGAGAAATTATGTTGCGGGAGAAACAAAATCCGACGCAAGCGTAGAGAGCGTCGAACCTATCGATGATTTTAAAATAGATAAAGAATATAACTTTTTAGAACCGAGAATAGCTTTGAACTATCAATTAGGAGCTTATTCTTCTGTAAAGGTAGGTTATAACAGAATTACGCAGAATATACACCAAGTCTCGAATACCGCAACGCCAACGCCGGTGGCCATTTGGACTCCAAGTGACAGGTATATCGCCCCGCAAAAAGCGGATAGTTATACGATGGGGTATTTTAGAAATTTTGCTGAGAATATGTGGGAAACATCGGCGGAAGTTTTCTACAAGCAAATAGATGACTATCTGGATTATAAGGATTTCGCCGAATTGACGATGAATGATAATTTGGAAACGGAGCTTATCGCTGGTGAGGCCAAAGCCTACGGAATAGAGTTAATGGTAAAAAAGAATAGGGGCAGGTTGACTGGGCAGGCGAGTTATACGTTCTCGAGGACATTTAAGAAAGCCGATGGAGATTATGCCGAGGAAGTGATAAACGATGGGGACTGGTACCCTGCCAATTTCGATAAACCTCACGACTTCAAGTTAATGGTCAATTATAAGAATACTCACCGGTCAAATTTGTCAGTAAGTTTCACGTACAGTACAGGGCGTCCGGTAAGTTACCCAGTTGGTCGTTATGAAACGTTTAACAAGCAACAGGTTCCGTTGTATGAGAGTAGGAATAAATTCCGTATCCCTGATTATCATAGATTGGATTTCTCATATACTATTAAGACCAATCATAGGCTTAATAAGAGGTGGGAAGGAAGCTGGACATTTGCGGTTTATAATGTTTACGGTAGAAAGAATGCGTTTTCAATCTATTTCAAAGATGAGAATGACGCACCACCTCAGGCGTATAAGCTTAGTGTGTTAGGAACGATATTCCCTTCCATTACCTATAACTTCAGATTTTAAGGGATCTATTTTTTGAAAAATGCGCTTGATTATGTCTAAAAATATCGGGTTTAGAATAAGTATCCACATTGCGTTTTTGATGTCAATGATATCTTCTTGCGTTGAGAAATTTGATGTGGATCTAGGAGAGTCGGAACCCCGTCTAGTAGTTAACGGGATTATATCGGATCAGCCTGGGGAGACGTATGTTTCCTTGTTAAACACACAACCGTATGTAACGGGAGACTACTATGTGCCACCTATTCCTGTAGAGGGTGCCACTGTTCGGGTATTAGATACTGGAGGGGATGTTGAATTTGAGCTGTTTGATGTAAGTGGCAGAGGTAAATATGTGGGAATTACAGATGAAATAAAGGGTAATTCAGGGGTTGGGTATGTGTTAGAGGTTATTCTGAAAAATGGGGAGACTTATAGATCAGACTTAGTTACTATTCCAGAAAAAGTACCAACATTAGATAATGTCGATGCTGAACTTAAGGAATATAAGGAATATAATGAGCGAATAAGCGATTTTTCTATAGTATACAAGGTCGACTTATTGGTCGATTTCAGTTCGAAAGAAAGGGTGTATTTGCAGTGGGATGTTGAAGGAACAACAGAAATATACTCATTAGAGAACCCAGATGCACCATATCCAGAAAGTACGCCTATTTGCTA includes these proteins:
- a CDS encoding glycoside hydrolase family 18 protein — encoded protein: MNLRKLIFFILLTVPFLACDTAPKSEKGPAIIAYYYPGTPPESLPLDKLSHIIFSFTVIKDGKIALQNPKTEDDLIALASRKQEFPELNIMVACGGWGGSAGFSDMAADPAKRKKYVESVISFLKKYKLDGIDIDWEYPTSAGAGNDARPEDKQNFTLLMRDLRESLDKYKDGAQLSFASGGWAGYYNYIELEKVMKYVDYMNVMTYDFVINSSPHTAHHTNLGAVPLSDIKNKNIRERYARRRNEGVPSAENTMEFCEKNGAPKSKLAVGAAFYGRAWKGALPENNGLHQPNSGVYKGWARYSDIKQNYTEANGFQHFWDEHAQAPYAYRASDSVFLSYDNPRSVRAKAKYVKDNGLGAIFFWHLTIDSDDYQLLHTIYDELNPKQDK
- a CDS encoding class I SAM-dependent methyltransferase: MDIEGEDFAKLAVQLRCPDENGGLNVADMMSETNSGMILNTIRVMGLANGESVLELGHGGASHLEKLMERASGLKYMGLDISDLMDKVARKYNHLFCENGIADFALYNGNQIPFGNNAFDKIFTVNTLYFWETPAELMAELHRVLRPGGECLVTFVDKGFMEKLPFAENGFTLYDIARFRDLADMTEFSLSEVRTFTEEIIVSSGDSVERRYSVARLLKE
- a CDS encoding sulfatase-like hydrolase/transferase yields the protein MISKRKMALALGVALEFFGIRNMPAYGQSEKQDRPNIVLLMADDMGYECLSAHGALDYKTPNIDRMMEDGIEFSHSYSQPLCTPSRVKIMTGRYNYRNYKDFGYLDVNEKTFGNVMKEAGYSTCIAGKWQLNGLKTGRENTLDDKRPQHFGFDEYCLWQLTKTKRQGERYASPLIEENGKVLPDTDGRYGPDIFSDYVVDFIRRKKDKPFFVYYPMVLVHDPFVPTPDSKDWADKNKRFKDRPEYFADMMAYTDKIVGKIRTALEREGVADNTIFIFTADNGTSIRINSRTKNGNIQGGKGQTLTKGHHVPMVAVWPKYKAKGKRYEGLIEFSDFLPTIAEAGGADIPENIDGKSFLPILKGRRHKDRETIFVHYDPMKRLKAPRKTGRFCRDLEYKLYHDGRFYFLPEDLQELSPLEDKDLDKKARKAKAKLAKELNKAPAWSPRKI
- a CDS encoding MarC family protein, which produces MEDLITFGVALLSITNPVGNMAIFSGMTAYKNEADVRSIAFKAGIAILIIMLAVIWSGDYILEFFGITLPSFEAAGGLIVGMMGLSMLQSKTSSISHSKSDEEEAEQKDSIAIVPVAIPLIAGPGTIATILVWLPKFPSPQERLVLSLVCAGTTILIWLFLHFSNYLSGRLGIIGINVVIRLMGIILTALAFGMLAKGLTGLFPILQHH
- a CDS encoding LysR family transcriptional regulator; this encodes MDPRLLRFFVTVYEEKNISRAAQRCFVSQPSITNGIKQLEDIVGKTLFLRHKRGTDPTPEADMLYPKALGLLADLDKIGNLFQGKRERLPLTIGIMPDMPDREKADFYKKIYEAIPDVDLNLVGMEDKSDMRLLIREYKHEDEIFISVWEEDYVLCVPDNHPLATKPEVDIRDLDGYSFIECPPCEAHQQTMAVLSASGKGFDIVARAKMKSEVLALVLSGVGISFLPEYFARDKEGIVLRRVNGPGMSRNIGIAYKCENLNKPALRMVVEFFGKK
- a CDS encoding SDR family oxidoreductase, with amino-acid sequence MANNEKPLVIITGASSGIGMATAKLFSDNGYPLLLLARRKGHMEELNLPNTICAEVDVTDADSLVKAIAKAEEQYGPADLLVNNAGVMLLGEVHKQDPAEWQKMFDVNVMGLLNGVKAVIGGMVQRNTGTIVNISSIAGKKSFPNHAAYCGTKFAVHGMTECIREEVADKNVRLTTVAPGAVETELLGHTTDKGIVEGYEDWKKQIGGAMHTDDVARAIWFAYSQPQNVCIREIAMAATGQSA
- a CDS encoding adenylate/guanylate cyclase domain-containing protein; amino-acid sequence: MQEFEGQAFSSDELVMMFRSHNSLWAYSVYIIYILVLSTLIGMTYQLKDLLGPEMFRQITMGEYSTPKEEKRIFMFLDLKGSTAHAERLGHVRYSNLIRDCFNQMTDCIVAHKAEVYQYVGDEIVLTWPFANGIQNSNCIEIFSSIKKVFATNKEYYQNRYGCVPEFKGGVSGGLVTGVEVGLVKRELAFHGDVLNIGSRLEALCKELDKELLVSTDLVCFLGKDGFCSMGTFELKGKSVRQEVFALA